In Candidatus Berkelbacteria bacterium, the DNA window GCTCGGGATCGTCCTTGTACTTTTTCATATCGGCGCCGAACTTGTGGGCCGCAGCGTATATAGAACGTTCTGGGTCGAAACGGGCGTCGTCAGGGTGCTCGTCGGGGTTGGGGTAGACCTTGCCGCCGTCCCAGGTGGTGCCGTGCTTGTCGTTGCCACCGACGAACTCTGGGTAACCGCTGGCTGTCCCGGTAACAAATTGGGCTAAGCCAGCCGCTGACGAACCCTTGGCAGAGGCCTTAGGGTTCCAACTCGACTCGGTCTGAATCAAGGCGATCAATACCGCCTGATCACCTTTCAAGTATATGGCCGATGCGTTGCCGACCCAAGGTAAATACTCGGCGTTTTTAACAAAATCGATGGCGTTCCCGCAAGCTGTTGCGCCGGCCGTCTGCCCGCCTTTGTCGAGGCTACCGTTGTTATGCGAGCCAAAGAGTAGCATTGGGACAAGTAGCATCAGGGCGGCGGCGATGCCACAGCCAATCAAGCAGCCGCCCCCTCCTGCTCCACGTTCGTACATAGCTAGAACCATCCCCCAAAGCCGACGTGGACCCAATCAGTTGTCTTGGTCGTCTTCTGGCTGTAGCCCATGCCGACAGACGGGAACAGCCTTTCGATAATGCCGAATACCGCCGCTCGGCGCGGATAGAAGTACTCCACGTTAGCCTGGCGAAGCGTGATAACCTGCAAAGGCTTATTAGGCCGCTCGCGCTGCTCGCCGTACACCATTGTTTTTTCCAAGAGCAAGCCGGTATTGTACCGCGCCCAGGCTCGCCAGAGATTAGGGTCATTACCATCGGCAAAGGGCAGCCCCTCGTCCCAATCAAATGGGTTCTCTCCAGGGGCAGGGTTATCCTTGACGACCTTCGTTCCGTCGGTGTAGTAGTCGCCCCACGTATAGTCGAGCTTGTCGTACTCGGGGTCGAAAGTCGTGAGGGCAAACCGATCCGGCGGCGGAATCGGGCAGAGGTAGTCAACACGGTAGACGCCAATGAGATAGATCACGGCCGCGGCGATCAGTCCGGCTGGTCCTAAGCCGAGCGCCATAGCTATAGCACCGGCGACGGCAGCGTTGGTGAACCCGGGCGGAGCAGCGATAGCCTTGTCGATAGAGGCGAAGAATTGTTGGCAGGCTTCGCAAGCGTTTAGGGCGATAGTGATAACGACTACCGTTAACTCAGCCTGGGCTTTGCTTAAATTGGCGGCGTTTTGGGCCGTATTGGCAGCGGCGTAAGCCCTTTCAGCCTGTTGGAAGCTCTTGACGGCCTGGTAGATCCTGAAAGTCGAGCCAGCTGGCAAGTTGAATTGTTTGTCGCCGAACTCACTGACCTTGCCGAGTAAGAAGTTCTCGCCGAGCTCTTTCAAGGACGGCACTAGGATCTGCCCTTGCTTGTCTTTAAGTCCGACGTCCAGCTTCCAGCCGTTCTTTGAGGCGAAGAAAACAGAACGGGCCAGCCCACCAGGCAGCTCGCCGATGCCGAGCGTATCTTCGAACCAACTGTCGAAGTAACTCCACATGCCGTCGTACTTGCTGTCAGTGAAGAAATTCTTGTCGCCTTGTGAGCGGATGAACTGGTAGAACTCGGCGATGAACGTACTATCGAACGGGCCAAACTCTACCCCGGAGCGGTTGATGATGGTTAACACTAACTGGTCAGCGTCACGGGCGCTAAGTTTGCCTTTGTAAATCTTTTCGAGAGTGCCCTCCTGGTAGCTTGGCTCTATCGTCCGCAATACGCTTTCGATTCGGGCAATGCCGAAATTGAGTAGCAACTCCGCCCGCTGCTCTTGGGTGCCCTCGAACATTGTCTTGCTAAAGTTTGCCGGCATATCTTGGCCAGCGGCCTGTTCCAGCAAGGCGTCAGAAATCTTGTATTGGGCGTTATCGCGCGACTCCTGAATGAGCTGTCGGCGAGCTTGCCCGAGAAACTCTTGTTGCTGCTCTTCGGTTAAGGCGCCCCAGTTGCCCTCCATCTGGCCACCGTCTGTCAGTAGGAGTAGCGCCCTGTCGTTAATCGCCTCCTGGTTATCGTAGTCGAACGTTTGACGAATCTCCTCGTAGCTCAACTGGGCTTCAGGCGGGAGGTACTTGTTGGCAAAATCGGACCAGATTTTAGCTGACCAAGCGGCCAAGCCGGTTTTGAAGTCTCCTTTTAAGAAGGCAGCAGCGTCGTCACGGTGTTCGCTTGGGATATTAGTGGCGTCAAGAAGCTGATCGATTAACGAGTCGCGCTCTAACTTAGTGGCGTCACCATCGAATACCTTAATGATTCGCTCGGTCATGCTTTTCAGGTCGTCTTCGTCAAAATCTTTGAGATTCACCCCGAAGGCTAAGGCAAGCTGACGGATCCCTTGATCGATTATCATCTCCGTAGCAATCCCGGTGTCGCCCGTGGTGATGTAGGTAACAAAGAAATCTATCGCAAAGCCAGTTCGGGCATCCATCGAGCGCCCCATAAGTTTATGGATCAGCTGGAAGGCTTGGTCCTTTTTCTCGAAAGCGGCGTTGTCCCAGTCCTTGAGCACGTCAAAAAGCAGCTTGCCCTCATCCTTCTCTAGGCGGAAGCGCTCTTCGAGGTCGAAATAGCTCCAGAGTTGATCGAAAGTGGTGTTAGCGATGTTGTTGTTGGCGGTGGCGCGGCTTAACTGATCGACGTTAATCTCGCCGCGCAAGAACTTTTCGCTGGTGCCGTCAGTGACACCAAGGTTTGCGTCGGCATATGACAGCGCATCAACGGTATCGGGGTCGGTCCAGAACGAGGCGTCCTTCTGCAGCTCGCTCAAGGACTTAGAGCTCTCAATGCCAAAAGCCGACAGAAGGTCCTTGCTCTTGAAGTCAGCGGCGTTGTCTTTATTAAGTTTGATGCCGAGTCGTTGCTCGATCATCGCCCGGCCGTATTTATTCTGTACGTCACCGTCGAGCGAGATCTCTGTACCTTCCTCGAGGCCTAAAATCTGGCCGAAGGCGTTACTGAAAATCTCCCCGGCGGCGTCGGCGAGCTTCTTGTCGCCGCTAATTACCGCAAACCCAGTGCCCTTGTTCCAGCCCATCGCCTTATCGGCTTGTTGCCCGCCGATTTTTTCCGCGACGCGGTAATTCTTGCCGGCAAGCATCTGGTCGACTTCCGTTGCCGTGATCTTAAACTTATCTTCGAGGTCGTAGTCTTTGTTCAGCTCATCAGCGATCTTAGCCTCAATTTTGCCAGTGCTGCCGGACTTTTTGAGCGCGGCGATATCCTTTTCGTTCAGACCGTAATCGATGCCGATCTTACTGGCGCCGATATTCTTCTTCAGCTCGTCGAGGCTGAATTCACTCCTGTTGAGGACGGAGTTGAGAATAGTTGTTGTGACGCCTTCAAACTGCCGTGGGGCGGACTTTTGCAAGGCTTGTCGCAGCATTTCCTTACCGAACTCGAGCATCTCGGCCCTAGCCTTGTCCTGCTCGGTTTTATTCTCGGAGAAGAAGAGCTTGGCGGCGTCTTGGGGGAACTCTTTACCCATCGAGACGCTGTCGGGGTCGACTTTAGGCTGACGTTTTTGCCTGACGGCGGCGATAATCTCGTCGCGTTGGGCATCGCTCATCTTGAAGGAGCTCGCCACCATATTGATACCGGCCATCTTTAAGCCTTCGTCGTCTTTTTTCTGGATTTTATCGATCGTGCCGTCGATGAAATCAAACGCTTCGTCGCCTTCGTTTAGGTGCCGCAGGGCCGCCCGGAAGGTCTCAAGGCTGTTAGCCTCATCTAGAGAGTGATCCTCGAAGAATAGCGTTGGTAGGCCGACAGCGTTCTCTAGAACTCGTTCGCCCGTGTTGGACAAGATATCGTCCCACCCGGCGCCACGCAGACTGCCTGGGGGCATGTTGAGCGATTCCTCGAGACGAGCCCTCGCAATCGCAACGGCGGCACTTTCCTGGTTATCCTGCGCTATCAGTCCGTCAGGCAGACCGGGGAAGCTTTTGTCGAGCATTATGGCGCCGATCACATTCAGATAGCTGTCGGCCAGCGGGTCGCCGGTTATTTTCAAGGCGCCGGCGTTTTTCAACAAGATATTGGCGCCGACGTAGGTCATGATGTCCTTCAATCCCATGCCGCGGACGTAATCCACGTAAGCGTCCATCTCGCCCGACTCGTTGAGCATCCGCAGGATGCCATCCGCGCTGAGTGTCGCGGCAGTTTCCATTAGACTCGGGCTTTTCGGAGTAGGAGTGCGGCTTATCCCGTCGACTGATTGCCACGCGACCTTGATCGAACGCGGTTGCTGCCAGCGGGTGGTGTTGCCGCCGACGTGGCGCTTCTCAACTAATTTGCAAGTTATAGACCCAATTTCAGATATATCAACAGCCTGGCCGCGCCGGTGATTGGATATGAACCTTGCGTCTTCCTCAACGGCGTCAGCAGATTCTCTGTCGAAACGGCCGACCCCATCAGTGTCATAGTTCTTAAGAAGTCGCCCCACCTTAACCGGGCAGAGCCCTTCGCCGTACGGTTTCGGGAAAACAAGATTTAAGAGATAGTTAGTAGCTCGTACGTCAACTCGACCGTCCACCAAGGCGTTGACGTCTTGGGGAGCGATTTTCAAACAATCGCTGTCGGCGTTAAGCGCTTCAAGCAACTCGAAGGACTCGTAGAAGCCAAGCTCGTCGCTATAGTCCTGCAGATCATCACTCTCTTCATAGATTGATTCGTCCTCGCTGACGCTCGGCAAGTCGCCAACCGTCTCAGTTGAGGCGTCACCGTTGTCGACGGCTCTTGCAATGGGTGAAGGCAACGCCACTGAGAAGACAGGCTGTAAGGTGAAAAGCACGGCGAGGAAAATTAAGAATTTGCGTCTGGTTTTATTCATCATGGTTGCGGGGCGTAACGCTTAGCGCCGTTGAAATCTTTACGGTGAGTAACTTTATTTCTTATCGGGGCGATACCACCTGCTTTATTGGCTTTCGTCGAGCTGTTATGGATCGCTTCGTCGTTACCAACGAAAATCCCGATGTGGCAGTGCAGTCCTCCGGGAGCTTGACGCTTTTTCTTGCCGCAGACGCCGTAGCCCCACCAAATAATGTCTCCACGCTTCAGACTGCCCTTAGTCTCGTTATAGTAGTTGGTATTAATGGTCCGCAGATTCGGGACGACTAGTGTCAGGTTTGGATTGGTCCAGACACCAACGGTCGCGGCAACATGACTTTGGGGGATGCCGGCTTTGATAAGTACATAAGAGACAAATGAGGCGCAACCAAGGTTGGTATCGGCTCTCGGGGCGATTGGACAGGTTCCGGGCGGTAGCCTTAGAAGCTCCTCGGCGGCACGAGCTGCCCACTCGTTAAATGGTAAAGTTGCCTCGAAGGCACGTTTCTTAGCGACAATCTTTTGCACCGCCTCCTTGTTTTTCTTACCGGTTGAGCTCTTCTTAAGAGCGGTCAGGTCGGTAATTATAGCGTCTGCCTGTCCAGCGGCGTCACTCGGGGCTCCGGTAGAGTATTCCTTCAAGTTATCCTTAATAGCCTCATAGCGGTTGAGCTCTGAAGTGATTAAGCGGTCAGTAACTTGCTTAGTTTCAAGCACATCGCCGGCAAACGCCCCGGCCAGCTGCACCTCATTTTTCTCTTGTGGAGTACTAGGAGTGTGAGACGATCCTATTAGGCCGAAACTAATCGCGAAGAAGAATCCTGGCAGCGATATGAGCACTAATAAGCCGATCAAAATCCACCTGCCAAGCTTCGTTTTAAACAGTAGCCAGAGGGCGGTCGCGGCAGCCATGATCCAACCGATTACAGGGATAGCCGCTTCGGCTAGTAGGGCCGTTCCAGCGCGTCCCAGCAACCCGACAGCGCCACGGCGGGCAGCCATTTTGGCAGCAGTACCTCTTGCGGAAGTCAGAGCAGCCTTTTTAGCAGCGGCAACTTTAACTCTACCGAGGCGAATTCGTGCTTGGACGCCGCGCATCCAGCTGCCCTTGCGCGCTTTTTTCATCAGCAACAAACCAGTTACTCCCCCCGGAGCAACTTTCCCAACAGCCCCAGCATCTCCTAGGGCTTCCCCGGCCCGCGCTGCCTTAACGGCCTTACCGGCGGCTTGGAGGTCTTGATATGACCCTTTGAGTGCCCGGGCATCATCGACTAAACTTGGTTCCCCGGTCTCGTCTACTCCTACATCCTCAGGGGTTGGTTCAACGGGAAGCTCGGTATCGGCTTCGTCAACAGGGTCAATGTCGGGGCTAACCTCGTCCTCAGCCATCGCCTGAGACCTCCTGGCCGAACATCGCTAGCAGTTGCTCAGGATTGGTCGTAATAAACTGATCCTCGGTGTAGGAAGCGATAATTTGGATAGCGGCCCGGTCGATCCCAGCAACAAGCAGCCCCTGGCCGACGTCGGCGCTAACTAGGAACTGTTTCTCGCCGTCCGTCAGCTTGAAAACGCTAGCTAACTTATCAACCGCTGACGGCGCCTGACCGAGCAGGAGCTGAGTGCTCGAGTTGCTGACGATCGCCTTGCCGTAAGAGTTCTCGACAAAATCCTCAACGTCTTGGCTAATAACGGTCACGCCTAGGTAATATTTACGGGCACGTTTCGTCATAGCGTTTAAGAATTTAGCGGTATCGTCGAAACGCATCATCCACCAAGCCTCGTCGATAATTAGCAGACGACGCTTAAGCTGGCTTTTGACGCGACCCCAGATGTAGTTAAGGACTAGATACATCGCTAAGGGGCGCAGCTCATCCTCCATATTGCGGATCGAAAACACAGTCAGTCGGTTCGTTAGGTCGATGTTAGTTGGGGCGTTGAAGAGGTTGGAGAAGGAGCCCTCGGAGTACTTCAGAAGGCGGTTAATCAGATTCTCGGCGCCGTTCATGTTGGTAAGAACGTTAATGAGGTCGCCGAGAAGCGGCGGCGGGTTGCCCTGGGTTTTTGGATCGACCGAGATGTCTTTTAGGGCGTAAGTTTCGTATAGGGCCTTGTCTAGGACGGCGTCCTCCTCCGGGCTTAAGCCTCCTGCCATGAGCGAGATCAGGCCGTGTAAGCTAGCAATCGTGGTGCGCAGCAAATCCTCGCCGGTGTCGGCGGAGTCGGAGCTAAAGTGCGGCAAGTCGAACGGGTTAATTTTTTGAGCCGAGTTCAAGGACAGCTCGATATAGCTGCCGCCAATTGACTGGGAGAGCGCTTTGTACTCATTTTCTGGGTCAACGATGATCACTTCCGTGCCAACCATTAGCGATCGCAACGCTTCAAGCTTAACGGCGTAAGATTTACCGGCGCCGGACTTGGCGAAAACTACCTGATTGGCGTTCTCGATTTTGAACCGGTCAAAGAGGACCAGCGAGCTGTTGTGCAGGTTAATGCCGTAGAGCACGCCGTCGTGATGCGAGATGTCCTGGCTGGAGAAGGGGAAGATGGTCGAGAGCGAATCGGTGTCGAGGTTACGGACGATCGACAGCTCATCAAGCCCGATCGGCAGGGTAGTGTTGAACCCTTGCTCCATCTGTAAGAGCGATTGCTTAGTGTAAACAAGCATGCCGCCCAGAGTAGTCTCGATCTGTTTGGTTAGTTTCTGCAAATCCTCCTGAGTTTTAGCGTAAATGGTGAAATACAGCGAGTACT includes these proteins:
- a CDS encoding ATP-binding protein, translated to MEVFKKGLADILDVISPAGMAINANYVELGSFFARTLFVFTYPRYLSSGWLSPIYNLDATIDISMFIYPMETNIVLNQLRRKTTQLQSSLQVEQEKGLVRNPELETAIGDIEELRDTLQKGETRLFQYSLYFTIYAKTQEDLQKLTKQIETTLGGMLVYTKQSLLQMEQGFNTTLPIGLDELSIVRNLDTDSLSTIFPFSSQDISHHDGVLYGINLHNSSLVLFDRFKIENANQVVFAKSGAGKSYAVKLEALRSLMVGTEVIIVDPENEYKALSQSIGGSYIELSLNSAQKINPFDLPHFSSDSADTGEDLLRTTIASLHGLISLMAGGLSPEEDAVLDKALYETYALKDISVDPKTQGNPPPLLGDLINVLTNMNGAENLINRLLKYSEGSFSNLFNAPTNIDLTNRLTVFSIRNMEDELRPLAMYLVLNYIWGRVKSQLKRRLLIIDEAWWMMRFDDTAKFLNAMTKRARKYYLGVTVISQDVEDFVENSYGKAIVSNSSTQLLLGQAPSAVDKLASVFKLTDGEKQFLVSADVGQGLLVAGIDRAAIQIIASYTEDQFITTNPEQLLAMFGQEVSGDG